The genomic window AGGGCAGCGTGGAGGACTTCATGGCGCGGCTGCACGCATCCGATGCCGGCCTGCTGCAACGGCTGCAGGATGCGCGTGCGCGCGGCGCGGTGCTGCGTTATGTCGCCCGCCTGGGCGCCGATGGCGCATCGGTGGGCCTGCAGGAACTGCCGGCCGACCATGCCTTCGCCAACCTGCGGCTAACCGACAACGTGGTGCAGTTCCGCACCCGCCGCTACTGCGACAACCCGCTGGTGGTGCAGGGCCCGGGTGCGGGGCCGGAAGTCACCGCTGCCGGTGTGTTCGCCGACCTGCTGCGGGTGGCTGCCGGCGAAGGAGCGCGCCTGTGATCGCACGTGCGTTCGCCCCGGCATCGGTGGCCAACGTGGCCGTGGGCTTTGACATCCTCGGTCACGCCATCGCCGGCGTCGGCGATACCGTGACGGTACGACGCATCGATACGCCGACGGTGCGCATCGATGCGATCCGTGGCAGCGCGGTCGCCTTGCCACTGGACGCGGCCGGCAATACCGCCGGTGCCGCATTGCTGTCGCTGCGTGACGGTCTGGGCCTGGGCTTCGGCTTTGCCGTGGAGATCGACAAGGGCATTCCGTTCGGTTCGGGCATGGGCGGCTCGGCCGCGTCATGCGTGGCGGCCCTGGTCGCGGCCAACGCGCTGCTGGATGTGCCGTTGCCGCGCGAGGCCCTGTACCGGTACGCGCTCGATGGCGAAGCGGTGGCCAGCGGTGGCCGCCACGGCGACAACGTCGGCCCGTTGCTGCTGGGCGGGCTGGCGCTGTGCACGGCCGATCGGCTGCTGTCGATTCCGGTGCCGGCCGGCTGGCACAGCCTGCTGGTGCATCCACACGCAGTGCTGGAAACCCGGCGCGCGCGCCAGGCGTTGCAGGGCAGCTATGCCTTGGGTGAGTTCGTTGCCCAGAGCGCCAACCTGGCGCTGGTCCTGAGCGGCTGCCATCGCGGCGATGCCTCGCTGG from Stenotrophomonas sp. 704A1 includes these protein-coding regions:
- a CDS encoding homoserine kinase — translated: MIARAFAPASVANVAVGFDILGHAIAGVGDTVTVRRIDTPTVRIDAIRGSAVALPLDAAGNTAGAALLSLRDGLGLGFGFAVEIDKGIPFGSGMGGSAASCVAALVAANALLDVPLPREALYRYALDGEAVASGGRHGDNVGPLLLGGLALCTADRLLSIPVPAGWHSLLVHPHAVLETRRARQALQGSYALGEFVAQSANLALVLSGCHRGDASLVRAGLRDVLVEPRRAGLITGFEAARDAALSAAALGAGISGAGPSVFAWFEDADQAHAAVAPVRAAFAAAGVDSDAWVSPLDAAGARLC